Proteins encoded by one window of Cellvibrio sp. KY-GH-1:
- the hpf gene encoding ribosome hibernation-promoting factor, HPF/YfiA family has product MQINISGHHLEVTDSLRDYVTSKIERLSNHHDRITTTHVILSVDKLIQKAEATIHVSGKDIHADSTHEDLYAAIDALADKLDRQLIKHKEKMRSHR; this is encoded by the coding sequence ATGCAAATAAATATCAGTGGCCATCACCTCGAAGTCACGGACTCATTAAGAGATTATGTCACCAGTAAAATTGAACGCCTGAGCAATCATCACGACCGCATCACTACAACACACGTAATTCTCTCCGTAGACAAACTGATTCAAAAAGCAGAAGCGACCATTCATGTAAGCGGCAAAGATATCCATGCCGATTCAACCCACGAAGATCTTTACGCGGCGATTGATGCCCTGGCAGACAAGCTGGATCGTCAATTAATTAAACACAAAGAAAAAATGCGCAGTCATCGTTAA
- the yjgA gene encoding ribosome biogenesis factor YjgA, whose amino-acid sequence MVYNYDDINPDDYILSKSQVKRDMHALQALGESFIAMNEKQLAQLPLSEDLLEAIYLARKMPLKDARRRQIQYIGRLMREGNHEEIKAAVDKMQNRNDQYVHRQHQIERYRDLLIEGDKQIFQTLVTSCPGIDVQHLRQLIRSAQKEREENKPAASARKLFGFIRDQLELQD is encoded by the coding sequence ATGGTTTACAACTACGACGATATTAATCCCGACGATTACATCCTGAGCAAATCCCAAGTTAAGCGCGATATGCATGCGCTGCAGGCGCTGGGAGAAAGCTTCATCGCTATGAATGAAAAGCAGCTGGCTCAGCTCCCCTTGAGCGAAGACCTGCTGGAAGCCATTTATCTCGCCCGCAAAATGCCACTGAAAGACGCTCGTCGCCGCCAGATTCAGTATATCGGCCGCCTAATGCGTGAGGGCAACCACGAGGAAATCAAAGCCGCCGTGGATAAAATGCAAAACCGCAACGATCAGTATGTCCATCGTCAACACCAGATCGAGCGCTATCGCGACCTACTCATTGAAGGTGATAAGCAGATTTTCCAAACATTGGTAACCTCCTGTCCCGGCATTGATGTCCAACATTTACGCCAGCTAATTCGCTCTGCACAAAAAGAGCGGGAAGAAAACAAGCCAGCTGCCAGCGCGCGCAAGTTGTTTGGCTTTATTCGTGACCAACTTGAACTGCAAGATTAA
- a CDS encoding HPr family phosphocarrier protein, whose product MHTDILDIINKRGLHARAAAKLATLANQFTAKILVRVGEGNWADAKSVMSLMLLAASCGTALQISIEGDDAEAALNAIRALIADRFEEGE is encoded by the coding sequence ATGCACACAGACATTCTCGACATCATTAACAAACGCGGACTTCATGCCCGCGCCGCTGCCAAGCTCGCCACCCTGGCCAACCAATTTACGGCCAAAATTCTGGTGCGAGTCGGTGAAGGCAACTGGGCGGATGCGAAAAGCGTCATGTCACTGATGTTGTTAGCGGCAAGCTGCGGCACCGCCCTACAGATCAGCATTGAGGGAGATGACGCTGAAGCGGCTCTTAACGCCATTCGCGCCCTGATCGCCGATCGCTTTGAAGAAGGCGAATAA
- the rapZ gene encoding RNase adapter RapZ: MHLVIVSGLSGSGKSTALHVLEDVGFNCIDNLPVSLLPALVAQIQIHKDDKQKFAIGIDVRNAWQDLAIFPQMINTLKDAHLPFRTLFLDSQPAVLIQRFSETRRKHPLSDKHTSLEEAITAEQHLLEPIRDTADQVIDTSHLNLHELRDLVKERVVGRSESTMAILFESFGFKHGVPVNADLVFDARCLPNPHWKPNLRPQTGKDQDVIDFLEEQVTVKEMYDDIEHYLTRWLPRYQANNRSYITIAIGCTGGQHRSVYLAERLQKHFDQSFSDVQVRHRDINKHKKH; this comes from the coding sequence ATGCATCTGGTTATTGTCAGCGGCCTTTCAGGCTCGGGAAAAAGTACCGCACTCCACGTACTCGAGGATGTGGGTTTTAACTGCATTGATAACCTGCCTGTCAGCCTGCTCCCGGCGTTGGTTGCCCAAATCCAGATCCATAAGGACGATAAGCAAAAGTTTGCGATTGGCATAGATGTACGCAATGCCTGGCAAGATTTAGCGATTTTCCCGCAGATGATCAACACTCTGAAGGATGCGCACCTGCCATTTCGCACCCTGTTTCTCGACTCCCAACCGGCCGTATTGATTCAGCGCTTTAGCGAAACGCGTCGCAAACACCCGCTGTCTGACAAACACACCAGCCTGGAAGAAGCCATCACCGCCGAACAGCATCTGCTGGAACCCATTCGCGATACTGCAGACCAGGTAATCGACACCAGCCACCTGAACCTGCATGAATTGCGCGACCTGGTAAAAGAGCGCGTGGTTGGGCGCAGCGAATCCACCATGGCGATACTGTTTGAATCCTTTGGGTTCAAACACGGTGTACCTGTGAATGCCGACTTGGTATTTGATGCGCGCTGCCTGCCAAACCCACACTGGAAGCCGAATCTGCGCCCACAAACAGGCAAAGATCAGGACGTGATTGACTTCCTGGAGGAACAGGTAACTGTTAAGGAGATGTACGACGATATTGAGCACTACCTAACGCGCTGGCTGCCGCGCTACCAAGCAAACAACCGCAGCTATATCACCATTGCCATAGGCTGTACTGGTGGACAACACCGGTCGGTTTATTTAGCAGAGCGTTTGCAAAAGCACTTTGACCAAAGTTTTAGCGATGTACAAGTGCGTCACCGCGATATTAACAAACACAAAAAACACTGA
- the ptsN gene encoding PTS IIA-like nitrogen regulatory protein PtsN, whose protein sequence is MQIESLISASRTLCGVEGGSKKRALELLANAIAQDIPAIDADELFRRLIGRERLGSTGIGHGVAIPHCRVENCTGTVGALITLAEPIDFDAIDSQPVDILFAMLVPEDAHDEHLQTLATLAGALNNPEYRQRLRKAESDQALYQAAIAAL, encoded by the coding sequence ATGCAAATCGAATCACTTATCAGCGCCAGCCGCACCCTGTGCGGCGTAGAAGGCGGCAGCAAAAAACGTGCACTGGAATTGCTGGCCAATGCCATTGCGCAAGATATTCCAGCAATTGATGCCGATGAACTTTTTCGGCGCCTTATAGGGCGCGAGCGCCTGGGCTCTACCGGAATTGGCCACGGTGTCGCCATTCCCCACTGCCGCGTGGAAAATTGCACCGGTACAGTAGGCGCGTTGATTACCTTGGCAGAACCAATCGATTTTGACGCCATAGATTCACAACCAGTGGATATTCTCTTTGCGATGCTGGTGCCAGAAGATGCTCATGATGAGCATCTGCAAACCCTGGCTACTCTGGCAGGCGCATTGAATAATCCGGAATACCGCCAGCGGCTGCGCAAGGCGGAGAGCGATCAAGCGCTCTACCAGGCAGCTATCGCGGCACTCTAG